Proteins encoded by one window of Acinonyx jubatus isolate Ajub_Pintada_27869175 chromosome X, VMU_Ajub_asm_v1.0, whole genome shotgun sequence:
- the LOC113597277 gene encoding EKC/KEOPS complex subunit LAGE3-like produces MEAADAAAGGEAGGADNARDGQGGQEGQEGQGGGLGRRGHGHGLGGADAEAAVAGEAPRVPRPPHAPGPGGDALSTAGRPETRVHIFALGVPFPSQLEAEIARASFAPYREPYGCLVEQQLTVFGSVLAIRWRAENPFLLRISIINFLDQLCVVIRTMQRFRFPVPAKPALAKGG; encoded by the exons ATGGAGGCGGCAGACGCAGCCGCAGGCGGCGAGGCGGGCGGCGCCGACAACGCCCGGGATGGCCAGGGGGGCCAGGAGGGCCAGGAGGGCCAGGGAGGCGGCCTCGGCCGCCGCGGGCACGGTCATGGCCTCGGAGGCGCGGACGCGGAGGCCGCGGTCGCCGGCGAGGCTCCGCGTGTCCCGCGACCACCTCACGCCCCCGGGCCAGGCGGAGATGCCCTCTCCACGGCCGGAAGGCCGGAAACCCGAGTACACATATT CGCCCTCGGCGTGCCTTTCCCGTCCCAGTTGGAGGCGGAGATCGCCCGTGCGTCTTTCGCCCCATATCGGGAACCGTATGGATGCCTTGTGGAGCAGCAGCTCACTGTGTTCGGCAGCGTCCTGGCCAT ccGCTGGAGAGCTGAAAACCCTTTCCTCCTCCGAATTTCCATCATCAACTTTCTTGACCAGCTTTGCGTGGTGATTCGGACCATGCAGCGCTTCCGGTTCCCGGTTCCTGCTAAGCCTGCGCTGGCGAAAGGGGGCTAA